One window of Aspergillus oryzae RIB40 DNA, chromosome 3 genomic DNA carries:
- the stt4 gene encoding 1-phosphatidylinositol 4-kinase STT4 (phosphatidylinositol 4-kinase) — translation MDEFSASIRPSALGKLATLAVRSPESDEKSDIARISRQFQLSTSYPHDLNGVLRNQAPTSRVPMVRRQRLHLGIRELDVLIALCKASPSVDKSEHASRLVAQLSRYLPEAHSQLFRPSPFLHHIKPSPWEALTNNVTLALLSLGSESRYPLLRETVLDAVEKYLEHCAKSVQAATPFTHHDSGTDYPVTAYEAVSILSITVSLVGFLEASTKFASFWTAIEKLRIIEKMRSILSEGFKVAVETASSIVRNANMSDNILRDWRRRYTRRYAADGRPLGAMLLQEGFMRFVKSCTTSLVGAHNMSEDELLDDYMSGVGIARSHDTDEIALINRTAEVIDDQIKLLEDDSDYLQLGSHLQQRLTYSVKAFAFIGYLHCVLSGRANSEDFLPWLENTLMDPNQMSCPELATATLKSIAIVARMSLNSASSGSRSLLRFIVEGGIPAGPTASVAAKCLAQVLGVMSQDAVITTLYSLGNVLSPGSGTEKAYRGQSVGDVPGHSNASASFSQVKQNSEISLLVTGEEGSIHYRNVVHAIVTIAAHSNDEKISALAQSMLLQKIGKVSASVDAYIIKETAALSLSTAQGEFHLLLKFYDRAYWDGVTKGYSNVATAVESAMAYLSVTLQRNTPLYRTYLTHLLESIVNKGDATDFENERQKDITLAPDDLSPLLKPLALLVSDRATPRNCADIADYDQDISTLFRDAWFNIAVHGISLTSAVARTHMKELRILAKHSPPLVSEDRMEMLESDVELNTILRRGMGPQRLVEQKKILITELPSRESEIKRLNYPKAVFLNAALLVESLRASSGNCTKVLSYFRDPALTTIEMASCMTTIADKVVNTYVSLTLSGRHEDFSVPFLSKELGDFLVACCHRVERVQNVAVLCANKIIKECPSALCEKDSLFALLELLTVMWQSCLEEELDEFEWKPSFTSPTGIVKVDLPDNYHFRRKTLDVFLERARAWVTAVMDIAPLDIKGLLQTYLSASEDSNGFGNISMGRSFALDMGSLISKSDQRLGSIEPYGINRVDVASEFMAQYTTRQKYRYPDTQLSKFLGWENSPRINAPVLFQLKSNDVVENRLSFLYEQISLGNEVSFLEVRDWLRKAAALLCCGGDHHPSILHYLVSLPFEIFSTESINLGISLWLGAIHENPIVEPKILVEVAEAWEKTILRKKGLFDPSFDYVDPLYAKIELLPSDKALMLQKQQKAHKVLSPHSHVLQFFESHFSAIQLGNLQDQQLFCRLVDKTSVGLMQTSGHPLSRELHFRIILFGLKVLKHFSLADPASSWKLKDQLLSAALSWFRHPPRWSFGGNRLQIKAEDKVLSDVASALANVSNVACHTLGPYKSLQAKQDLLYTLLENERSRLKVWLYPLDQERKHYIPQSSGSRNFMEEATSLLRLAWVEHPGLAIQLGARFPSVKLKNDIRWLLLNFPEKVIDEPSSLEIMLGATLPADISFQLKYLLYWAPVNPTEALTYFLPAYGNHPFILQYAMKALESHSIDVRFYFVPQLVQALRYDALGYVERYIMETAKQSQLFAHQAIWNMKANSYKDEDSQIPDPLKPTLDKFMDSLIASFTHEERDFYEKEFSFFNDITGISGKLRPYIKRSKPEKKEKIEEELRKIKVEVGVYLPSNPDGVVVGIDRKSGKPLQSHAKAPYMATFRIQKTRTRFDPGGVISSFGQQTLTQDQQARLDLEQETYEVWQSAIFKVGDDCRQDMLALQMIAAFRSIFSSVGLDVWVFPYRVTSTAPGCGVIDVLPNSISRDMLGREAVNGLYDYFVSKYGGEDSIKFQEARTNFVKSMAAYSVISYLLQFKDRHNGNIMVDDAGHIIHIDFGFCFDIAPGGVRFERAPFKLTSEMVAVMSGTQHTHAHASGGNSYNPTSTQPYRWFESLVVKAFLASRPYSAKLSHIVSLMLDSGLPCFKPDTLKNFRDRFVLEKSERDAAEYMRELIRKSYMSVSTKGYDQFQLLTNGIPY, via the exons ATGGACGA ATTCTCCGCATCAATCAGACCCTCCGCGCTGGGGAAGCTTGCAACGCTAGCAGTCAGATCACCGGAGAGTGATGAGAAATCAGACATTGCCCGCATCTCTCGACAGTTTCAACTTTCAACGTCTTACCCGCATGACTTGAATGGAGTTCTACGAAATCAGGCGCCAACCTCGCGGGTGCCCATGGTCCGTCGTCAACGCTTGCATCTC GGCATCCGAGAACTAGATGTGTTAATCGCATTATGTaaagcttctccttctgtggACAAATCCGAGCATGCCTCTAGGTTGGTTGCACAACTATCTCGATACCTTCCTGAGGCCCACAGTCAGCTTTTCCGTCCTTCACCTTTCCTGCATCACATAAAGCCTTCCCCTTGGGAGGCACTCACCAATAATGTCACTTTGGCTCTTCTTTCATTGGGCTCCGAATCTCGATATCCATTGCTGCGAGAGACTGTTCTCGATGCTGTTGAGAAGTACCTGGAACACTGCGCCAAATCTGTTCAAGCTGCGACGCCTTTCACACATCATGATTCTGGAACAGATTATCCCGTTACGGCTTATGAAGCCGTCAGTATATTATCAATTACAGTTTCCCTGGTTGGCTTTCTGGAGGCCTCCACTAAGTTTGCTTCCTTCTGGACAGCCATCGAGAAGCTTAGGATAATCGAGAAAATGCGGTCAATATTGTCCGAGGGCTTTAAGGTTGCTGTTGAGACAGCCTCCTCTATCGTACGTAATGCAAATATGTCTGACAACATTCTTCGAgattggaggaggaggtaCACTCGGCGTTATGCTGCCGATGGACGCCCTTTAGGAGCCATGCTGCTGCAGGAAGGATTCATGCGCTTTGTCAAATCGTGTACAACTTCACTCGTCGGAGCACATAATATGTCAGAGGATGAGTTGCTGGACGATTATATGAGTGGTGTTGGCATCGCTAGGAGCCACGATACAGACGAAATAGCTCTTATTAATCGCACGGCAGAGGTCATCGATGATCAGATCAAGCTTCTAGAGGATGATTCTGATTATCTGCAGCTTGGCTCACACTTGCAACAACGGCTGACTTATTCAGTGAAGGCGTTCGCCTTTATCGGATACCTACATTGCGTTTTGAGTGGAAGGGCAAACAGCGAAGACTTCCTTCCTTGGTTAGAGAACACCCTGATGGATCCAAATCAAATGTCATGCCCTGAGCTGGCAACGGCAACTTTGAAAAGCATAGCAATAGTTGCGCGAATGTCACTAAACAGCGCTTCTTCCGGAAGTCGCTCTCTCTTGAGGTTCATTGTCGAAGGTGGCATCCCAGCTGGGCCCACAGCTTCTGTTGCTGCGAAATGCCTTGCCCAAGTTCTTGGTGTTATGTCTCAAGACGCCGTTATTACGACTTTGTACTCACTTGGGAATGTTCTGAGTCCTGGCTCGGGCACCGAGAAGGCATATCGTGGACAGTCAGTGGGAGATGTTCCTGGCCATAGCAATGCTTCCGCCAGTTTCTCCCAAGTGAAGCAAAATAGTGAGATCTCCCTTCTTGTCACTGGTGAGGAAGGCAGTATACATTATAGAAACGTTGTTCACGCCATTGTGACGATTGCTGCCCACTCTAATGACGAAAAAATAAGCGCCTTAGCACAATCTATGCTGCTTCAAAAGATCGGTAAAGTCAGTGCTTCTGTTGATGCCTATATCATCAAGGAAACTGCTGCGTTGTCTCTGAGCACAGCTCAAGGTGAAtttcaccttcttctcaagttcTATGACCGGGCCTACTGGGACGGAGTCACTAAGGGATATAGCAATGTTGCTACCGCAGTAGAGAGCGCAATGGCCTACCTTTCTGTCACACTGCAGAGGAACACCCCACTTTACAGGACATATTTGACGCATTTGCTAGAGAGTATCGTAAATAAGGGAGACGCGACGGATTTTGAGAATGAGCGCCAAAAAGACATCACCTTAGCTCCTGATGATCTCAGCCCCCTTTTGAAACCACTGGCGTTGCTTGTCTCCGATCGAGCCACTCCCAGAAACTGCGCGGATATTGCAGATTATGACCAGGACATATCTACTCTGTTTCGTGATGCTTGGTTCAACATTGCCGTTCACGGGATTTCACTTACGTCGGCCGTTGCTCGAACTCATATGAAGGAGTTGCGCATATTGGCAAAACATTCGCCACCCCTTGTTTCTGAAGACCGCATGGAAATGCTTGAAAGTGATGTGGAGCTTAATACAATTCTCAGGCGTGGCATGGGGCCACAGCGTCTCGtggaacagaaaaaaatCCTGATTACGGAGCTTCCCAGCCGTGAATCTGAGATCAAGCGCTTAAATTATCCAAAAGCAGTTTTCCTTAATGCAGCGTTGTTAGTCGAAAGCCTCCGTGCATCTTCAGGAAACTGCACAAAAGTCCTCAGTTACTTCCGGGACCCGGCCTTGACTACCATCGAAATGGCTAGCTGCATGACTACAATTGCAGACAAAGTGGTAAACACTTATGTCTCGCTGACGCTATCTGGTAGACACGAAGATTTCTCGGTCCCATTCTTGTCGAAAGAACTGGGTGATTTCCTTGTGGCTTGCTGTCATAGAGTAGAAAGAGTACAGAACGTTGCTGTACTCTGCGCTAATAAGATCATCAAAGAATGTCCATCAGCTCTATGCGAAAAAGACTCTCTCTTTGCCCTCCTCGAACTCTTGACAGTCATGTGGCAATCctgccttgaagaagaactcGATGAGTTCGAGTGGAAACCCTCGTTCACTTCACCCACGGGAATAGTCAAAGTTGACTTACCTGATAACTATCATTTTAGAAGGAAAACTTTGGATGTGTTCCTTGAACGAGCTCGGGCATGGGTCACGGCCGTGATGGATATCGCCCCACTAGATATCAAAGGTCTCCTTCAG ACCTATTTATCCGCGTCCGAAGACAGCAATGGCTTTGGCAATATTTCTATGGGTAGATCGTTTGCACTTGATATGGGATCGCTTATCTCCAAAAGCGATCAGCGGCTGG GATCAATTGAGCCATATGGGATCAATAGGGTCGACGTTGCTTCTGAATTCATGGCCCAGTACACTACACGCCAAAAGTATCGATATCCAGATACGCAGTTGTCTAAATTTCTAGGATGGGAAAACA GCCCCAGGATCAATGCACCTGTGCTGTTTCAGCTAAAGTCAAACGATGTTGTCGAGAATAGGCTATCCTTTTTATATGAGCAGATtagccttggcaatgaagttTCATTTCTGGAGGTTAGGGATTGGTTGCGAAAGGCAGCCGCTCTCTTGTGCTGTGGCggtgatcatcatccttccattcTTCATTACCTCGTTTCTTTACCCTTTGAGATATTCTCGACAGAGTCTATAAACCTCGGAATCTCTCTGTGGCTGGGAGCGATCCATGAGAATCCAATTGTGGAGCCCAAGATTCTAGTTGAGGTAGCTGAGGCTTGGGAGAAGACAATCTTGCGTAAGAAGGGTCTGTTCGACCCATCCTTTGA TTACGTTGATCCATTGTACGCAAAGATTGAGCTTCTGCCTAGTGATAAGGCATTGATGCTacaaaagcaacaaaaagccCACAAGGTTCTCTCGCCGCACTCACATGTTCTCCAGTTTTTTGAGAGCCACTTCAGTGCAATTCAGCTAGGAAATTTACAAGATCAACAACTGTTTTGTCGCCTCGTTGACAAGACATCTGTGGGCCTCATGCAAACGAGCGGGCATCCACTATCTCGGGAGCTTCACTTTCGTATCATTCTGTTTGGCCTTAAGGTCCTAAAGCATTTCAGCTTGGCGGACCCGGCCTCTTCTTGGAAGCTTAAAGACCAACTCTTGTCCGCCGCCCTGAGTTGGTTTAGACATCCGCCTAG GTGGTCCTTCGGAGGCAATCGATTACAGATCAAAGCTGAAGATAAAGTCCTCAGTGATGTCGCGTCTGCTCTGGCTAATGTCTCTAATGTCGCTTGTCACACGCTGGGACCGTATAAGTCATTGCAGGCTAAACAAGATCTGCTCTATACCCTTCTTGAAAATGAGAGGTCGCGTCTCAAGGTCTGGCTATATCCTTTGGATCAAGAACGTAAACATTACATACCTCAGTCTTCTGGAAGCAGGAATTTCATGGAG GAGGCCACTTCTTTGTTACGGCTTGCTTGGGTTGAGCATCCCGGTTTAGCCATTCAACTTGGTGCTCGTTTCCCATCTGTGAAGCTGAAGAACGATATCCGTTGGCTATTGCTCAACTTTCCGGAAAAGGTTATCGATGAGCCCAGTAGCCTTGAAATCATGCTCGGTGCTACTCTTCCTGCAGATATCTCATTCCAGTTAAAG TATTTGCTTTACTGGGCTCCCGTGAATCCCACTGAAGCTCTGACATATTTCTTACCTGCTTATGGAAACCACCCATTCATACTGCAATATGCGATGAAAGCATTGGAAAGTCATTCAATTGACGTTCGTTTCTATTTTGTTCCACAGTTGGTCCAGGCTCTACGATATGATGCGTTAGGTTACGTAGAGCGCTATATCATGGAAACAGCTAAGCAATCTCAATTATTTGCGCACCAAGCAATTTGGAATATGAAAGCCAATTCGTACAAAGACGAGGATTCTCAAATT CCGGATCCACTCAAGCCAACCCTGGACAAATTTATGGACTCTCTTATTGCCAGTTTCACTCACGAGGAACGCGACTTCTATGAAAAggaattctccttcttcaatgACATCACAGGTATCTCAGGGAAGCTTCGGCCGTATATCAAAAGAAGTAAAcccgagaagaaagaaaagattgaGGAAGAGCTTCGCAAAATCAAAGTGGAGGTTGGTGTTTACCTCCCTAGCAATCCCGATGGCGTTGTTGTCGGCATCGATCGCAAGTCAGGAAAACCACTCCAAAGCCACGCAAAAGCACCATACATGGCGACTTTCAGAATCCAAAAGACGAGGACTCGGTTTGATCCAGGAGGCGTCATAAGTTCTTTCGGACAACAGACCTTGACTCAGGACCAACAGGCCCGTTTGGACTTGGAGCAAGAGACCTACGAGGTTTGGCAGTCGGCAATTTTTAAAGTCGGTGACGACTGCCGTCAGGACATGTTGGCCCTGCAGATGATTGCTGCTTTTCGGAGCATCTTCAGTAGTGTCGGGCTTGATGTTTGGGTGTTTCCCTACCGAGTAACTTCGACAGCTCCCGGATGTGGTGTTATTGATGTCCTCCCTAATTCAATTTCTCGTGACATGCTGGGCCGTGAAGCTGTGAATGGGCTTTATGATTATTTCGTCTCCAAGTACGGCGGAGAGGATTCCATTAAATTCCAGGAAGCACGTACCAATTTTGTCAAGAGCATGGCGGCCTATTCTGTTATATCCTATCTTTTAC